The following proteins are encoded in a genomic region of Parus major isolate Abel chromosome 20, Parus_major1.1, whole genome shotgun sequence:
- the RBL1 gene encoding retinoblastoma-like protein 1 isoform X2 has protein sequence MSRPGAADPGAAVERLCRELNLDAASAAEALRDFTALRGTYSLEGEALHWLACALYVACRRSRVPTVGSSPMEGNGVSLTRILRSARLSLIQFFSKMKKWMDMSNLPQEFRERVERLERNFEVSTVIFKKFEPIFFDIFQNPYEETSKPHRSRKQRRVPCSVKDLFNFCWTLFVYTKGLPVEFYTLETKASEDPPCIVAMLCELHDGLLVEAKGIKEHYFKPYIAKLFDRKILKGDCLLDLCNFTENSKALNKEYEEYVLTVGDFDERVFLGADAEEEIGTRKFPADVPGEKTAARAHMECHLQQHFEKKRSFAPSTPLTGRRYLREKEAAITPVASATQSVSRLQSMVAGLKNAPSEQLTAIFESCAHSPLESIMSRVKEIGETFCCSYTQSTDEQPGSHIDFAVNRLKLAEILYYKILETIMVQETRRLHGKDLTALLEQDLFHRSLLACCLEIVLFAYSSPRTFPWIIEVLDLRPFYFYKVIEVLIRSEEGLSRDMVKHLNSIEEQILESLAWTRNSALWNALEASDNKVPTCEEVIFPSNFEASNGGSGFGHLPMMPLSPIIHPRVKEVRTDLGGSLRRDMQPLSPISVHERYSSPTAGSAKRRLFGEDSPKEMQMEKVLTKGTKLTIAPASSIGAENTSASPAQTVLTMTTTTGPGKAGQKVTIPLHGITNDMGGITLIPISINLGQPCKVDVQAPCHPPGNQAQEVQLPAASKPKRTGSLALFYRKVYHLASVRLRDLCLKLDVSNDLRRKIWTCFEFTLVHCADLMKDRHLDQLLLCAFYIMAKVTKEERTFQDIMKSYRNQPQANSHVYRSVLLRNTSDDVPLDKNANPDMEMTEDSSVKAGGSSGQSAAKNSSESETEERGDLIKFYNAVYVGRVKSFALKYDVTNQDHVMEAPPLSPFPSIRQQPVSPRRISQQHSVYVSPHKNSTCLTPRTALLYKFNGSPSKSLKDINNMIKQGEQRSKKRAITIDSDTESPMKRLCQENDDVLLKRLQDVVSERANH, from the exons ATGTCCCGCCCGGGGGCCGCCGATCCCGGGGCCGCCGTGGAGCGGCTCTGCCGGGAGCTCAACTTGGACGCGGCGAGCGCGGCCGAGGCGCTGCGCGACTTCACGGCGCTGCGGGGCACCTACAGCCTGGAG GGCGAGGCGCTGCACTGGTTGGCCTGCGCGCTGTACGTCGCCTGCCGCCGGAGCCGCGTGCCCACGGTGGGGAGCAGCCCGATGGAGGGGAACGGCGTCTCCCTGACCCGCATCCTGCGCTCCGCACGCCTCAG tttaattcagttttttaGCAAAATGAAGAAGTGGATGGACATGTCAAACCTGCCCCAGGAATTCCGAGAGCGAGTTGAGAGACTGGAGAGAAATTTTGAAGTGTCAACTGTGATTTTCAAAAAGTTTGAACCAATATTTTTTGATATATTTCAAAACCCTTATGAAGAAACTTCCAAACCACATCGAAGCAGGAAGCAGAG GCGGGTGCCATGTAGTGTCAAAGATCTCTTCAACTTCTGCTGGACTCTTTTTGTGTACACTAAGG GTTTACCAGTGGAATTCTACACTCTGGAGACCAAAGCCTCTGAGGATCCTCCCTGCATCGTGGCCATGCTCTGCGAGCTGCACGACGGGCTCCTCGTGGAAGCGAAAGGCATAAAGGAGCACTACTTCAAACCATACATTGCAAAGCTGTTTGATAGGAAG atctTAAAAGGAGATTGTCTGTTGGATCTTTGCAACTTTACAGAAAATAG CAAAGCACTGAATAAAGAGTATGAAGAGTATGTTCTGACTGTGGGTGACTTTGATGAGAGAGTTTTCCTGGGAGCTGATGCTGAAGAAGAAATTGGCACTCGAAAATTCCCTGCAGATGTGccaggagagaaaacagcagcaagagctcACATGGAGTGTcatctgcagcagcattttgaaaag AAAAGGTCATTTGCACCTTCAACTCCACTGACTGGCAGAAGATACctgagagaaaaggaagctgcCATCACTCCCGTGGCTTCAGCCACACAGAGCGTGAGCCGCTTGCAGAGCATGGTGGCTGGGTTGAAAAATGCACCAAGTGAACAACTTACAGCTATTTTTGA GTCTTGTGCCCATAGTCCCTTGGAAAGCATCATGAGCAGAGTGAAGGAAATTGGTGAGACCTTCTGTTGCAGCTACACTCAGTCAACGGATGAGCAGCCAGGATCTCACATAG attttgctgTAAACAGATTAAAACTGGCAGAGATCTTGTACTATAAAATCTTGGAGACTATAATGGTGCAAGAAACACGGAGACTGCATGGGAAGGATCTGACT GCTCTCCTGGAACAGGATCTCTTTCACCGCTCCCTCCTGGCGTGCTGCTTGGAAATTGTGCTCTTCGCTTACAGCTCCCCTCGCACCTTCCCCTGGATCATTGAAGTGCTTGACCTCAGGCCATTCTATTTCTATAAG GTTATAGAAGTGCTGATTAGGTCTGAGGAAGGACTTTCCAGAGACATGGTGAAGCACCTCAATAGCATTGAGGAACAGATTCTGGAGAGTCTGGCCTGGACTCGGAACTCAGCACTCTGGAATGCACTTGAGGCCTCAGATAACAAAGTCCCAACCTGTGAAGAA GTAATATTTCCCAGTAATTTTGAGGCCAGCAATGGAGGAAGTGGGTTTGGGCACTTGCCCATGATGCCATTATCTCCCATAATTCATCCTCGAGTGAAAGAGGTTCGGACAGATCTTGGTGGGAGTTTAAGACGAG ACATGCAGCCATTGTCTCCAATCTCCGTTCATGAGCGCTACAGTTCTCCTACTGCTGGAAGTGCTAAGAGAAGGCTCTTTGGAGAAGACAGCCCCAAAGAAATGCAGATGGAAAAAGTCTTAACAAAAGGAACTAAGCTGACAATTGCTCCAGCGTCAAGCATTGGTGCTGAAAACACATCAGCATCTCCTGCCCAGACAGTGCTAACCATGACAACCACTACAGGtcctggaaaagcaggacaGAAGGTCACTATACCACTGCACG GTATTACAAATGACATGGGTGGAATCACCTTGATCCCCATTTCGATTAATTTAGGCCAGCCATGTAAAGTGGATGTGCAGGCTCCCTGCCACCCTCCTGGGAACCAAGCACAAGAagtgcagctgccagcagccagcaaaCCCAAGAGAACAGGCTCCTTGGCACTGTTCTACAGGAAG GTGTATCATCTGGCAAGTGTGCGCTTGCGTGATCTGTGCTTAAAACTGGACGTTTCCAATGACTTGCGCAGGAAGATCTGGACATGTTTTGAATTCACGTTGGTTCATTGTGCTGATCTTATGAAAGACAGACATTTGGACCAGCtccttctctgtgctttttaCATTATGGCCAAG gtaaCCAAAGAGGAAAGAACTTTTCAGGACATAATGAAAAGTTACAGAAATCAGCCACAAGCAAACAGCCAT GTTTATAGGAGTGTCTTGTTGAGAAATACTTCTGATGATGTCCCATTGGACAAAAATGCAAACCCAGATATGGAGATGACAGAAG ACTCATCTGTGAAAGCTGGCGGCTCCTCGGGACAATCTGCAGCGAAGAACTCGAGTGAGTCAGAaacagaggagagaggagatcTTATTAAATTTTACAATGCAGTCTACGTAGGAAGAGTAAAGTCGTTTGCACTGAAGTACGATGTCACAAACCAGGATCATGTG ATGGAAGCGCCTCCACTGTCGCCGTTCCCCAGCATCCGGCAGCAGCCGGTGTCTCCGCGGCGCATCTCCCAGCAGCACTCCGTGTACGTGTCACCTCACAAGAACAGCACCTGCCTCACACCTCGAACTGCTCTGCTCTACAAGTTCAATGGCAGTCCTTCCAAG AGTTTGAAGGACATCAATAATATGATAAAACAAGGTGAACAGAGGAGTAAGAAGCGAGCAATAACAATTGACAGTGACACTGAATCTCCCATGAAGAGACTCTGCCAGGAAAATGATGATGTTCTGCTAAAACGTCTGCAGGATGTTGTCAGTGAAAGAGCAAATCACtaa
- the RBL1 gene encoding retinoblastoma-like protein 1 isoform X1 yields the protein MSRPGAADPGAAVERLCRELNLDAASAAEALRDFTALRGTYSLEGEALHWLACALYVACRRSRVPTVGSSPMEGNGVSLTRILRSARLSLIQFFSKMKKWMDMSNLPQEFRERVERLERNFEVSTVIFKKFEPIFFDIFQNPYEETSKPHRSRKQRRVPCSVKDLFNFCWTLFVYTKGNFHMIGDDLVNSYHLLLCCLDLVFANALLCPNRRDLLNPSFKGLPVEFYTLETKASEDPPCIVAMLCELHDGLLVEAKGIKEHYFKPYIAKLFDRKILKGDCLLDLCNFTENSKALNKEYEEYVLTVGDFDERVFLGADAEEEIGTRKFPADVPGEKTAARAHMECHLQQHFEKKRSFAPSTPLTGRRYLREKEAAITPVASATQSVSRLQSMVAGLKNAPSEQLTAIFESCAHSPLESIMSRVKEIGETFCCSYTQSTDEQPGSHIDFAVNRLKLAEILYYKILETIMVQETRRLHGKDLTALLEQDLFHRSLLACCLEIVLFAYSSPRTFPWIIEVLDLRPFYFYKVIEVLIRSEEGLSRDMVKHLNSIEEQILESLAWTRNSALWNALEASDNKVPTCEEVIFPSNFEASNGGSGFGHLPMMPLSPIIHPRVKEVRTDLGGSLRRDMQPLSPISVHERYSSPTAGSAKRRLFGEDSPKEMQMEKVLTKGTKLTIAPASSIGAENTSASPAQTVLTMTTTTGPGKAGQKVTIPLHGITNDMGGITLIPISINLGQPCKVDVQAPCHPPGNQAQEVQLPAASKPKRTGSLALFYRKVYHLASVRLRDLCLKLDVSNDLRRKIWTCFEFTLVHCADLMKDRHLDQLLLCAFYIMAKVTKEERTFQDIMKSYRNQPQANSHVYRSVLLRNTSDDVPLDKNANPDMEMTEDSSVKAGGSSGQSAAKNSSESETEERGDLIKFYNAVYVGRVKSFALKYDVTNQDHVMEAPPLSPFPSIRQQPVSPRRISQQHSVYVSPHKNSTCLTPRTALLYKFNGSPSKSLKDINNMIKQGEQRSKKRAITIDSDTESPMKRLCQENDDVLLKRLQDVVSERANH from the exons ATGTCCCGCCCGGGGGCCGCCGATCCCGGGGCCGCCGTGGAGCGGCTCTGCCGGGAGCTCAACTTGGACGCGGCGAGCGCGGCCGAGGCGCTGCGCGACTTCACGGCGCTGCGGGGCACCTACAGCCTGGAG GGCGAGGCGCTGCACTGGTTGGCCTGCGCGCTGTACGTCGCCTGCCGCCGGAGCCGCGTGCCCACGGTGGGGAGCAGCCCGATGGAGGGGAACGGCGTCTCCCTGACCCGCATCCTGCGCTCCGCACGCCTCAG tttaattcagttttttaGCAAAATGAAGAAGTGGATGGACATGTCAAACCTGCCCCAGGAATTCCGAGAGCGAGTTGAGAGACTGGAGAGAAATTTTGAAGTGTCAACTGTGATTTTCAAAAAGTTTGAACCAATATTTTTTGATATATTTCAAAACCCTTATGAAGAAACTTCCAAACCACATCGAAGCAGGAAGCAGAG GCGGGTGCCATGTAGTGTCAAAGATCTCTTCAACTTCTGCTGGACTCTTTTTGTGTACACTAAGG GTAATTTCCATATGATTGGAGATGATTTAGTAAATTCCTATCATTTACTTCTGTGCTGCTTGGACCTGGTTTTTGCCAATGCCCTTCTGTGTCCAAACAGAAGAGATTTGCTAAATCCATCATTTAAAG GTTTACCAGTGGAATTCTACACTCTGGAGACCAAAGCCTCTGAGGATCCTCCCTGCATCGTGGCCATGCTCTGCGAGCTGCACGACGGGCTCCTCGTGGAAGCGAAAGGCATAAAGGAGCACTACTTCAAACCATACATTGCAAAGCTGTTTGATAGGAAG atctTAAAAGGAGATTGTCTGTTGGATCTTTGCAACTTTACAGAAAATAG CAAAGCACTGAATAAAGAGTATGAAGAGTATGTTCTGACTGTGGGTGACTTTGATGAGAGAGTTTTCCTGGGAGCTGATGCTGAAGAAGAAATTGGCACTCGAAAATTCCCTGCAGATGTGccaggagagaaaacagcagcaagagctcACATGGAGTGTcatctgcagcagcattttgaaaag AAAAGGTCATTTGCACCTTCAACTCCACTGACTGGCAGAAGATACctgagagaaaaggaagctgcCATCACTCCCGTGGCTTCAGCCACACAGAGCGTGAGCCGCTTGCAGAGCATGGTGGCTGGGTTGAAAAATGCACCAAGTGAACAACTTACAGCTATTTTTGA GTCTTGTGCCCATAGTCCCTTGGAAAGCATCATGAGCAGAGTGAAGGAAATTGGTGAGACCTTCTGTTGCAGCTACACTCAGTCAACGGATGAGCAGCCAGGATCTCACATAG attttgctgTAAACAGATTAAAACTGGCAGAGATCTTGTACTATAAAATCTTGGAGACTATAATGGTGCAAGAAACACGGAGACTGCATGGGAAGGATCTGACT GCTCTCCTGGAACAGGATCTCTTTCACCGCTCCCTCCTGGCGTGCTGCTTGGAAATTGTGCTCTTCGCTTACAGCTCCCCTCGCACCTTCCCCTGGATCATTGAAGTGCTTGACCTCAGGCCATTCTATTTCTATAAG GTTATAGAAGTGCTGATTAGGTCTGAGGAAGGACTTTCCAGAGACATGGTGAAGCACCTCAATAGCATTGAGGAACAGATTCTGGAGAGTCTGGCCTGGACTCGGAACTCAGCACTCTGGAATGCACTTGAGGCCTCAGATAACAAAGTCCCAACCTGTGAAGAA GTAATATTTCCCAGTAATTTTGAGGCCAGCAATGGAGGAAGTGGGTTTGGGCACTTGCCCATGATGCCATTATCTCCCATAATTCATCCTCGAGTGAAAGAGGTTCGGACAGATCTTGGTGGGAGTTTAAGACGAG ACATGCAGCCATTGTCTCCAATCTCCGTTCATGAGCGCTACAGTTCTCCTACTGCTGGAAGTGCTAAGAGAAGGCTCTTTGGAGAAGACAGCCCCAAAGAAATGCAGATGGAAAAAGTCTTAACAAAAGGAACTAAGCTGACAATTGCTCCAGCGTCAAGCATTGGTGCTGAAAACACATCAGCATCTCCTGCCCAGACAGTGCTAACCATGACAACCACTACAGGtcctggaaaagcaggacaGAAGGTCACTATACCACTGCACG GTATTACAAATGACATGGGTGGAATCACCTTGATCCCCATTTCGATTAATTTAGGCCAGCCATGTAAAGTGGATGTGCAGGCTCCCTGCCACCCTCCTGGGAACCAAGCACAAGAagtgcagctgccagcagccagcaaaCCCAAGAGAACAGGCTCCTTGGCACTGTTCTACAGGAAG GTGTATCATCTGGCAAGTGTGCGCTTGCGTGATCTGTGCTTAAAACTGGACGTTTCCAATGACTTGCGCAGGAAGATCTGGACATGTTTTGAATTCACGTTGGTTCATTGTGCTGATCTTATGAAAGACAGACATTTGGACCAGCtccttctctgtgctttttaCATTATGGCCAAG gtaaCCAAAGAGGAAAGAACTTTTCAGGACATAATGAAAAGTTACAGAAATCAGCCACAAGCAAACAGCCAT GTTTATAGGAGTGTCTTGTTGAGAAATACTTCTGATGATGTCCCATTGGACAAAAATGCAAACCCAGATATGGAGATGACAGAAG ACTCATCTGTGAAAGCTGGCGGCTCCTCGGGACAATCTGCAGCGAAGAACTCGAGTGAGTCAGAaacagaggagagaggagatcTTATTAAATTTTACAATGCAGTCTACGTAGGAAGAGTAAAGTCGTTTGCACTGAAGTACGATGTCACAAACCAGGATCATGTG ATGGAAGCGCCTCCACTGTCGCCGTTCCCCAGCATCCGGCAGCAGCCGGTGTCTCCGCGGCGCATCTCCCAGCAGCACTCCGTGTACGTGTCACCTCACAAGAACAGCACCTGCCTCACACCTCGAACTGCTCTGCTCTACAAGTTCAATGGCAGTCCTTCCAAG AGTTTGAAGGACATCAATAATATGATAAAACAAGGTGAACAGAGGAGTAAGAAGCGAGCAATAACAATTGACAGTGACACTGAATCTCCCATGAAGAGACTCTGCCAGGAAAATGATGATGTTCTGCTAAAACGTCTGCAGGATGTTGTCAGTGAAAGAGCAAATCACtaa
- the RBL1 gene encoding retinoblastoma-like protein 1 isoform X3, with translation MKKWMDMSNLPQEFRERVERLERNFEVSTVIFKKFEPIFFDIFQNPYEETSKPHRSRKQRRVPCSVKDLFNFCWTLFVYTKGNFHMIGDDLVNSYHLLLCCLDLVFANALLCPNRRDLLNPSFKGLPVEFYTLETKASEDPPCIVAMLCELHDGLLVEAKGIKEHYFKPYIAKLFDRKILKGDCLLDLCNFTENSKALNKEYEEYVLTVGDFDERVFLGADAEEEIGTRKFPADVPGEKTAARAHMECHLQQHFEKKRSFAPSTPLTGRRYLREKEAAITPVASATQSVSRLQSMVAGLKNAPSEQLTAIFESCAHSPLESIMSRVKEIGETFCCSYTQSTDEQPGSHIDFAVNRLKLAEILYYKILETIMVQETRRLHGKDLTALLEQDLFHRSLLACCLEIVLFAYSSPRTFPWIIEVLDLRPFYFYKVIEVLIRSEEGLSRDMVKHLNSIEEQILESLAWTRNSALWNALEASDNKVPTCEEVIFPSNFEASNGGSGFGHLPMMPLSPIIHPRVKEVRTDLGGSLRRDMQPLSPISVHERYSSPTAGSAKRRLFGEDSPKEMQMEKVLTKGTKLTIAPASSIGAENTSASPAQTVLTMTTTTGPGKAGQKVTIPLHGITNDMGGITLIPISINLGQPCKVDVQAPCHPPGNQAQEVQLPAASKPKRTGSLALFYRKVYHLASVRLRDLCLKLDVSNDLRRKIWTCFEFTLVHCADLMKDRHLDQLLLCAFYIMAKVTKEERTFQDIMKSYRNQPQANSHVYRSVLLRNTSDDVPLDKNANPDMEMTEDSSVKAGGSSGQSAAKNSSESETEERGDLIKFYNAVYVGRVKSFALKYDVTNQDHVMEAPPLSPFPSIRQQPVSPRRISQQHSVYVSPHKNSTCLTPRTALLYKFNGSPSKSLKDINNMIKQGEQRSKKRAITIDSDTESPMKRLCQENDDVLLKRLQDVVSERANH, from the exons ATGAAGAAGTGGATGGACATGTCAAACCTGCCCCAGGAATTCCGAGAGCGAGTTGAGAGACTGGAGAGAAATTTTGAAGTGTCAACTGTGATTTTCAAAAAGTTTGAACCAATATTTTTTGATATATTTCAAAACCCTTATGAAGAAACTTCCAAACCACATCGAAGCAGGAAGCAGAG GCGGGTGCCATGTAGTGTCAAAGATCTCTTCAACTTCTGCTGGACTCTTTTTGTGTACACTAAGG GTAATTTCCATATGATTGGAGATGATTTAGTAAATTCCTATCATTTACTTCTGTGCTGCTTGGACCTGGTTTTTGCCAATGCCCTTCTGTGTCCAAACAGAAGAGATTTGCTAAATCCATCATTTAAAG GTTTACCAGTGGAATTCTACACTCTGGAGACCAAAGCCTCTGAGGATCCTCCCTGCATCGTGGCCATGCTCTGCGAGCTGCACGACGGGCTCCTCGTGGAAGCGAAAGGCATAAAGGAGCACTACTTCAAACCATACATTGCAAAGCTGTTTGATAGGAAG atctTAAAAGGAGATTGTCTGTTGGATCTTTGCAACTTTACAGAAAATAG CAAAGCACTGAATAAAGAGTATGAAGAGTATGTTCTGACTGTGGGTGACTTTGATGAGAGAGTTTTCCTGGGAGCTGATGCTGAAGAAGAAATTGGCACTCGAAAATTCCCTGCAGATGTGccaggagagaaaacagcagcaagagctcACATGGAGTGTcatctgcagcagcattttgaaaag AAAAGGTCATTTGCACCTTCAACTCCACTGACTGGCAGAAGATACctgagagaaaaggaagctgcCATCACTCCCGTGGCTTCAGCCACACAGAGCGTGAGCCGCTTGCAGAGCATGGTGGCTGGGTTGAAAAATGCACCAAGTGAACAACTTACAGCTATTTTTGA GTCTTGTGCCCATAGTCCCTTGGAAAGCATCATGAGCAGAGTGAAGGAAATTGGTGAGACCTTCTGTTGCAGCTACACTCAGTCAACGGATGAGCAGCCAGGATCTCACATAG attttgctgTAAACAGATTAAAACTGGCAGAGATCTTGTACTATAAAATCTTGGAGACTATAATGGTGCAAGAAACACGGAGACTGCATGGGAAGGATCTGACT GCTCTCCTGGAACAGGATCTCTTTCACCGCTCCCTCCTGGCGTGCTGCTTGGAAATTGTGCTCTTCGCTTACAGCTCCCCTCGCACCTTCCCCTGGATCATTGAAGTGCTTGACCTCAGGCCATTCTATTTCTATAAG GTTATAGAAGTGCTGATTAGGTCTGAGGAAGGACTTTCCAGAGACATGGTGAAGCACCTCAATAGCATTGAGGAACAGATTCTGGAGAGTCTGGCCTGGACTCGGAACTCAGCACTCTGGAATGCACTTGAGGCCTCAGATAACAAAGTCCCAACCTGTGAAGAA GTAATATTTCCCAGTAATTTTGAGGCCAGCAATGGAGGAAGTGGGTTTGGGCACTTGCCCATGATGCCATTATCTCCCATAATTCATCCTCGAGTGAAAGAGGTTCGGACAGATCTTGGTGGGAGTTTAAGACGAG ACATGCAGCCATTGTCTCCAATCTCCGTTCATGAGCGCTACAGTTCTCCTACTGCTGGAAGTGCTAAGAGAAGGCTCTTTGGAGAAGACAGCCCCAAAGAAATGCAGATGGAAAAAGTCTTAACAAAAGGAACTAAGCTGACAATTGCTCCAGCGTCAAGCATTGGTGCTGAAAACACATCAGCATCTCCTGCCCAGACAGTGCTAACCATGACAACCACTACAGGtcctggaaaagcaggacaGAAGGTCACTATACCACTGCACG GTATTACAAATGACATGGGTGGAATCACCTTGATCCCCATTTCGATTAATTTAGGCCAGCCATGTAAAGTGGATGTGCAGGCTCCCTGCCACCCTCCTGGGAACCAAGCACAAGAagtgcagctgccagcagccagcaaaCCCAAGAGAACAGGCTCCTTGGCACTGTTCTACAGGAAG GTGTATCATCTGGCAAGTGTGCGCTTGCGTGATCTGTGCTTAAAACTGGACGTTTCCAATGACTTGCGCAGGAAGATCTGGACATGTTTTGAATTCACGTTGGTTCATTGTGCTGATCTTATGAAAGACAGACATTTGGACCAGCtccttctctgtgctttttaCATTATGGCCAAG gtaaCCAAAGAGGAAAGAACTTTTCAGGACATAATGAAAAGTTACAGAAATCAGCCACAAGCAAACAGCCAT GTTTATAGGAGTGTCTTGTTGAGAAATACTTCTGATGATGTCCCATTGGACAAAAATGCAAACCCAGATATGGAGATGACAGAAG ACTCATCTGTGAAAGCTGGCGGCTCCTCGGGACAATCTGCAGCGAAGAACTCGAGTGAGTCAGAaacagaggagagaggagatcTTATTAAATTTTACAATGCAGTCTACGTAGGAAGAGTAAAGTCGTTTGCACTGAAGTACGATGTCACAAACCAGGATCATGTG ATGGAAGCGCCTCCACTGTCGCCGTTCCCCAGCATCCGGCAGCAGCCGGTGTCTCCGCGGCGCATCTCCCAGCAGCACTCCGTGTACGTGTCACCTCACAAGAACAGCACCTGCCTCACACCTCGAACTGCTCTGCTCTACAAGTTCAATGGCAGTCCTTCCAAG AGTTTGAAGGACATCAATAATATGATAAAACAAGGTGAACAGAGGAGTAAGAAGCGAGCAATAACAATTGACAGTGACACTGAATCTCCCATGAAGAGACTCTGCCAGGAAAATGATGATGTTCTGCTAAAACGTCTGCAGGATGTTGTCAGTGAAAGAGCAAATCACtaa